One region of Pseudomonas sp. B21-040 genomic DNA includes:
- a CDS encoding LysR family transcriptional regulator has product METFSSIECFVRSAEVGSFAEAARRLSLTPAAVGKSVAKLEARLGVRLFQRSTRSLTLTEAGQLFLNEVSSSLHTIQNAVANLASAEGRPAGTLKVSMGTVFGRLYVVPLLGEFLRRFPAINPDWHFENRQVDLIAQGFDAAIGGGFELPQGVVARKLTPAHRVLVASSDYLSTHEAIIEPDDLKRHDGILIRSPQTGRVRSWQLTSRTQQHSPLTLKARMTMSDSEAACATAAQGLGIALVSMPFASGYLESGKLQRVLPDWYVDDGNISIYYAEHKLLPGKTRAFVDFIIEQFAEQGLSRRFSAV; this is encoded by the coding sequence ATGGAAACCTTCAGCAGTATCGAATGCTTCGTGCGCAGTGCCGAGGTGGGCAGCTTTGCCGAAGCCGCCCGGCGCTTGAGTCTGACCCCGGCCGCCGTGGGCAAGAGTGTTGCCAAACTTGAGGCGCGGCTCGGCGTGCGGCTGTTTCAGCGCAGCACGCGCAGCCTGACACTGACGGAGGCCGGTCAGCTGTTTCTCAACGAAGTCAGTTCCAGCCTGCACACCATCCAGAATGCCGTCGCCAATCTGGCCAGCGCCGAAGGGCGGCCGGCGGGGACGTTGAAGGTCAGCATGGGCACGGTGTTTGGACGATTGTATGTGGTGCCGTTGCTGGGCGAGTTTTTACGGCGGTTTCCGGCGATCAATCCGGACTGGCATTTCGAAAACCGCCAGGTCGATTTGATCGCGCAAGGTTTCGACGCGGCCATTGGCGGTGGATTCGAACTGCCCCAAGGCGTGGTGGCACGCAAGCTGACACCGGCGCACCGGGTGTTGGTGGCGTCATCCGATTACTTGAGCACACACGAAGCGATCATCGAGCCAGACGACTTGAAGCGCCACGATGGCATCCTGATTCGTTCCCCGCAGACCGGCCGGGTGCGTTCCTGGCAGTTGACCAGCCGCACGCAGCAACACAGCCCGTTGACGCTGAAGGCGCGAATGACCATGAGCGATTCGGAAGCGGCGTGCGCAACGGCGGCCCAAGGACTGGGGATTGCGCTGGTGAGCATGCCGTTTGCCTCGGGGTATCTGGAAAGCGGGAAGCTACAGCGGGTGTTGCCGGACTGGTATGTCGACGATGGCAACATTTCGATCTATTACGCGGAACACAAACTGTTGCCGGGCAAGACCCGGGCGTTTGTGGATTTCATCATTGAGCAGTTTGCGGAGCAGGGGTTGAGCCGGCGGTTTAGTGCGGTTTGA
- a CDS encoding phosphoadenylyl-sulfate reductase, whose product MSPTFDVVELATTYANKSAQDILKLAFAEFGDDLWISFSGAEDVVLVDMAWKLNKNVKVFSLDTGRLHPETYRFIDQVREHYKIDIELVSPDYTKLEPFVKEKGLFSFYKDGHGECCGIRKIEPLRRKLSGVTAWATGQRRDQSPGTRSAVAVLEIDTAFSTPERTLYKFNPLAQMTSEEIWGYIRMLELPYNSLHERGFISIGCEPCTRPVLPNQHEREGRWWWEEATQKECGLHAGNIISKSKG is encoded by the coding sequence ATGAGCCCAACGTTCGACGTCGTGGAACTCGCCACGACCTATGCCAACAAATCCGCCCAGGACATCCTGAAACTCGCGTTCGCCGAGTTTGGCGATGACCTGTGGATATCTTTCAGCGGTGCCGAAGACGTGGTGCTGGTGGACATGGCCTGGAAACTGAACAAGAACGTCAAAGTGTTCAGTCTCGATACCGGCCGCTTGCACCCGGAAACCTACCGTTTCATCGATCAGGTGCGTGAGCACTACAAGATCGACATCGAATTGGTGTCGCCGGACTACACGAAACTTGAACCGTTCGTGAAGGAAAAAGGCCTGTTCAGTTTCTACAAGGATGGCCATGGCGAATGCTGCGGCATCCGCAAGATCGAACCGCTGCGCCGCAAGCTGTCCGGCGTAACCGCTTGGGCCACCGGTCAGCGCCGCGACCAAAGCCCAGGCACTCGCAGCGCCGTAGCGGTGCTGGAGATCGACACCGCGTTCTCGACACCCGAGCGCACCCTGTACAAATTCAACCCGTTGGCGCAGATGACCAGCGAGGAAATCTGGGGCTACATCCGCATGCTGGAGTTGCCGTACAACAGCCTGCATGAGCGCGGCTTCATCAGCATTGGCTGCGAACCGTGCACTCGCCCGGTGCTGCCGAACCAGCACGAACGCGAAGGTCGCTGGTGGTGGGAAGAAGCAACGCAGAAAGAATGCGGGCTGCATGCGGGGAATATCATCAGCAAATCCAAAGGCTGA
- the thrH gene encoding bifunctional phosphoserine phosphatase/homoserine phosphotransferase ThrH, whose amino-acid sequence MEIACLDLEGVLVPEIWIAFAEKTGIESLRATTRDIPDYDVLMKQRLRILDEHGLKLTDIQEVIATLKPLDGAIEFVNWLRERFQVVILSDTFYEFSQPLMRQLGFPTLLCHRLITDDSGRVTSYQLRQKDPKRQSVLAFKSLYYRVIAAGDSYNDTTMLGEADAGILFHAPDNVIREFPQFPAVHTFEDLKQEFIKASNRALSL is encoded by the coding sequence GTGGAAATTGCCTGTCTGGATCTTGAAGGTGTACTGGTCCCGGAAATCTGGATCGCTTTCGCCGAAAAAACCGGGATCGAATCGCTCCGGGCCACCACTCGGGACATTCCCGATTACGACGTGCTGATGAAGCAACGCCTGCGCATCCTCGACGAGCACGGTTTGAAACTCACCGACATTCAGGAAGTGATTGCCACGCTGAAGCCGCTCGATGGCGCCATTGAGTTCGTCAACTGGCTGCGTGAGCGCTTTCAGGTGGTGATTCTGTCGGACACGTTCTACGAGTTTTCCCAGCCGCTGATGCGCCAACTGGGCTTTCCGACGCTGCTCTGCCATCGCTTGATTACTGACGATTCCGGTCGGGTGACGAGCTATCAGTTGCGTCAGAAAGATCCCAAGCGTCAGTCGGTCCTGGCCTTCAAGAGCCTTTACTACCGGGTGATTGCGGCGGGCGACTCCTACAACGACACCACGATGCTGGGTGAGGCGGACGCCGGGATTCTGTTCCACGCGCCGGACAATGTGATCCGCGAGTTCCCGCAGTTCCCGGCGGTGCATACGTTTGAGGACTTGAAGCAGGAGTTCATCAAGGCTTCGAACCGGGCATTGAGTTTGTAA
- the pabB gene encoding aminodeoxychorismate synthase component I — protein sequence MLTCSVHPLPYRANPAEYFAAIRHAPGAVLLDSGRPSAERGRFDLLSAWPLAQLAVLPDESGNDFLQRLRENLAQLGEANVPFDLPFAGGLIGYLSYDFGRHLEHLPSQAQDDLQLPDARFGLYDWALISDHHLKTSQLVFHPSLIDSECQRLIALFSQPTADAVAPFKLNAPMSADLSADEYRQALERIQQYIQAGDCYQVNFAQRFRAPCEGDSWTAYCALRAACPTPFSGFQSLPDGGAVLSLSPERFVKVSQRHVETRPIKGTRPRGLTATEDAANAAELLASPKDRAENLMIVDLLRNDLGRTCRIGSVRVPELFSLESYPNVHHLVSSVTGELADDRDALDLIAGSFPGGSITGAPKIRAMQIIDELEPTRRGLYCGSLLYLDVRGEMDSSIAIRSLLVKDGQVCCWGGGGIVADSEWQAEYQESITKVKVLLDTLQNL from the coding sequence ATGTTGACCTGTTCCGTACACCCGCTCCCCTATCGCGCCAATCCCGCCGAGTACTTCGCGGCGATTCGTCATGCCCCCGGCGCCGTACTGCTCGACAGTGGCCGGCCGAGTGCCGAGCGTGGCCGCTTTGATCTGCTCAGCGCCTGGCCGCTGGCGCAATTGGCCGTGCTGCCTGACGAAAGCGGCAACGACTTCCTGCAACGCCTGCGCGAGAATCTGGCGCAACTGGGCGAAGCGAATGTTCCGTTTGACCTGCCCTTCGCCGGCGGCCTGATCGGTTATCTGAGCTACGACTTCGGTCGGCACCTGGAACATCTGCCGAGTCAGGCACAAGACGATTTGCAATTGCCCGACGCGCGTTTCGGGCTGTACGACTGGGCCTTGATCAGCGATCACCACTTGAAGACCAGCCAACTGGTGTTTCATCCGTCGTTGATCGACAGCGAATGCCAGCGTCTGATCGCGCTGTTCAGCCAGCCGACGGCTGATGCCGTGGCCCCCTTCAAACTGAACGCGCCGATGAGTGCCGACCTCAGCGCTGACGAATACCGCCAGGCGCTGGAGCGTATCCAGCAATACATTCAGGCCGGTGATTGCTATCAGGTCAACTTCGCCCAGCGCTTTCGCGCACCCTGCGAGGGCGATTCATGGACCGCTTACTGCGCGCTGCGGGCGGCGTGCCCGACACCCTTTTCCGGTTTCCAGAGCCTGCCCGACGGCGGCGCGGTACTGAGCCTGTCACCGGAGCGCTTCGTCAAAGTCAGCCAACGCCATGTGGAAACCCGCCCCATCAAAGGCACCCGCCCTCGCGGCCTGACCGCCACCGAAGACGCAGCGAACGCCGCCGAATTGCTGGCCAGCCCCAAGGATCGCGCGGAAAACCTGATGATTGTCGACCTGCTGCGCAACGACCTCGGCCGCACCTGCCGCATTGGCTCGGTGCGCGTACCGGAATTGTTCAGCCTGGAAAGCTATCCGAACGTGCATCACCTGGTCAGCAGCGTGACCGGTGAACTGGCCGATGACCGCGATGCGCTGGACCTGATCGCTGGCAGCTTCCCCGGCGGCTCGATCACCGGTGCGCCGAAGATTCGTGCGATGCAGATCATTGATGAGCTGGAGCCGACCCGTCGCGGCTTGTACTGCGGCTCGTTGTTGTACCTGGATGTGCGCGGCGAGATGGACAGCTCCATCGCGATTCGCAGCCTGCTGGTCAAGGATGGACAGGTGTGTTGCTGGGGCGGCGGCGGGATCGTCGCCGATTCCGAGTGGCAGGCTGAGTACCAGGAGTCGATTACCAAGGTGAAGGTGCTGCTCGATACCCTGCAGAACCTTTAA
- a CDS encoding IS256 family transposase, with protein sequence MPTKKKPALRELPKIPKELLEQFTDGPMTAEAIEDASAAFKKALIERALSAELGHHLGYPPGAQRPEDETNQRNGKSSKTVLTGDGPLRLDIPRDRDGSFSPILIPKHERRYTGFDDKIIAMYARGMTVREIRAFLSEQYGTDVSPDFISSVTDEVMAEIGAWQQRPLEPMYPVIFFDALRVKIREEGLVRNKAIYLALGVLPDGTRDILGIWIETTEGAKFWMKVFNDLKTRGVEDVLIAVTDGLKGMPEALSAVFPDTTLQTCIVHLIRNSLDYAAWDKRRELAKALKPIYQAVTAEAAEQALDAFESGPWGKQYPTVVAAWRRAWDRAIPFFVFPPAIRKVIYTTNAIESINAQLRKIIKTRGHFPTDDAATKLIWLGLRNITANWGAAAHDWKSAMNQFAILYGDRFIRPTW encoded by the coding sequence ATGCCAACCAAGAAGAAACCCGCGTTGCGAGAGCTGCCGAAAATCCCGAAAGAGCTGCTCGAGCAATTCACTGATGGACCGATGACAGCGGAAGCCATTGAGGACGCCTCTGCGGCGTTCAAGAAGGCTTTGATCGAGCGAGCCCTGAGTGCTGAGCTCGGCCACCACCTGGGCTATCCGCCGGGCGCGCAGCGCCCAGAGGATGAAACCAACCAGCGCAATGGCAAAAGCAGCAAGACGGTTCTAACCGGCGATGGCCCGCTTCGACTGGATATTCCTCGGGACCGGGACGGTAGTTTCTCGCCCATCCTGATCCCCAAACACGAGCGTCGTTACACCGGTTTCGACGACAAGATCATCGCCATGTATGCCCGTGGAATGACGGTCAGAGAGATCCGTGCGTTTCTTTCCGAGCAGTACGGTACGGACGTTTCTCCCGACTTCATCAGCTCCGTAACCGACGAGGTCATGGCAGAGATCGGTGCATGGCAACAGCGGCCTTTGGAGCCGATGTATCCGGTTATTTTCTTCGATGCTCTGCGGGTCAAAATCCGCGAAGAGGGGCTGGTTCGCAACAAGGCGATCTACTTGGCCCTGGGGGTTTTACCTGACGGAACACGCGATATTCTCGGCATTTGGATCGAAACTACCGAGGGCGCCAAATTCTGGATGAAGGTTTTCAACGACCTCAAGACACGCGGCGTCGAAGACGTGTTGATTGCTGTGACCGATGGCCTTAAAGGCATGCCAGAAGCTCTCAGCGCCGTATTTCCAGACACGACACTGCAAACCTGCATTGTTCATCTGATCCGCAACAGTCTTGATTACGCGGCTTGGGATAAGCGTCGCGAATTGGCCAAGGCGCTCAAACCGATCTATCAGGCAGTCACCGCCGAAGCAGCCGAGCAGGCGCTGGATGCGTTTGAAAGCGGGCCATGGGGCAAGCAGTATCCGACGGTAGTGGCTGCTTGGCGCCGCGCTTGGGATCGAGCGATTCCATTTTTCGTTTTCCCGCCGGCGATCCGAAAGGTGATCTACACGACCAACGCCATTGAGAGCATCAACGCTCAGCTGCGCAAGATCATCAAGACCCGAGGTCACTTCCCGACTGACGATGCGGCGACAAAACTGATCTGGCTTGGACTGCGCAATATCACAGCAAACTGGGGGGCCGCGGCCCATGACTGGAAAAGTGCGATGAATCAATTCGCGATTCTGTACGGAGATCGATTTATCAGGCCGACCTGGTAA
- a CDS encoding alpha-L-glutamate ligase-like protein — MFGFWKTWKALEARGIMGINRRNADYVLKYNKRSLYPIVDDKIITKERAIAAGIHVPELYGVISTEKEIDNLDEIIGGRTDFVIKPAQGAGGDGIIVIVDRFEGRYRTVSGKIISHEEIEHHISSILTGLYSLGGHRDRALIEYRVIPDQIFKSISYEGVPDIRIIVLMGYPVMAMLRLPTRQSGGKANLHQGAIGVGVDLATGETLRGTWLNNIITKHPDTTNAVDGVQLPYWDGFMRLAAGCYELCGLGYIGVDMVLDQEKGPLILELNARPGLNIQIANDCGLTLRTHAVEARLEELKARGITETVRERVEFVQEMFGHIPAVEG; from the coding sequence ATGTTCGGCTTCTGGAAGACCTGGAAGGCCCTGGAAGCCCGGGGCATCATGGGAATCAATCGGCGTAACGCCGACTACGTGCTCAAGTACAACAAGCGCAGCCTGTACCCGATTGTCGATGACAAGATCATCACCAAGGAACGCGCCATCGCCGCCGGCATCCATGTGCCGGAACTGTATGGCGTTATTTCTACCGAGAAAGAAATCGACAACCTCGACGAGATCATCGGCGGGCGTACCGACTTCGTGATCAAACCGGCCCAGGGCGCGGGCGGTGACGGCATCATTGTGATTGTCGACCGTTTCGAAGGCCGCTACCGCACGGTGTCCGGCAAGATCATCAGCCATGAGGAGATCGAGCACCATATCTCCAGCATCCTGACCGGCCTGTATTCCCTGGGCGGTCACCGCGACCGTGCGCTGATCGAGTATCGGGTGATCCCGGACCAGATTTTCAAGAGCATCAGCTACGAAGGCGTGCCGGACATCCGCATCATCGTGTTGATGGGCTACCCGGTGATGGCCATGTTGCGCCTGCCGACCCGGCAATCCGGCGGCAAGGCCAACCTGCACCAGGGCGCCATCGGCGTCGGTGTCGACCTCGCGACCGGGGAGACACTGCGCGGCACCTGGCTGAACAACATCATTACCAAGCACCCGGACACCACCAACGCCGTCGATGGCGTGCAACTGCCCTACTGGGACGGTTTCATGAGACTCGCTGCCGGCTGTTATGAGCTATGCGGGCTGGGTTATATCGGGGTCGACATGGTCCTGGACCAGGAAAAAGGCCCGTTGATCCTTGAACTCAATGCCCGACCGGGCCTGAACATCCAGATCGCCAACGATTGCGGCCTGACATTGCGCACGCATGCGGTTGAAGCGCGACTGGAGGAGTTGAAGGCACGCGGGATCACCGAGACGGTTCGTGAGCGGGTGGAGTTTGTGCAGGAGATGTTTGGGCATATTCCGGCGGTTGAGGGCTGA
- a CDS encoding inactive transglutaminase family protein, with translation MRSLTLHLKLLITILVVLGISVTAYQIFVLGIPVTEDATDDLWNIDAKVEFVASAKDPVKIQMFVPPLSRDYVSLNESFISNNYGVAVNRVDGNRKVTWSARRAKGNQTLYYRLVLTKRYTGEKSKIKGPTFRDSIAVEGPEKIAAEALLAPIRQHSADVETFIGEAIKRVNNVNDDNVKLLLAGDPSSAHKAKIVELVLSIAHVPVEKVHTIRLVADQPQIPELWLRSFNGTDWLYFNPETGEQGLPTDRLLWWTGDENLITVDGGKKANVTFSLNNSEMNAIRLAKLTDENTDASFLEYSLYGLPLQTQQTFMIMVMIPIGVLVILILRNLIGIQTLGTFTPVLIALAFRETQLGFGIMLFTIITALGLSLRSYLEHLKLQMLPRLSVVLTFVVVLIAAISLFSHKLGLERGLSVALFPMVILTMTIERLSITWEERGSGHAMKVAIGTLFAASLAHLIMTVPELVYFVFTFPAILLILVGFMLAMGRYRGYRLTELVRFKAFLKKADA, from the coding sequence ATGCGCTCTCTTACCCTCCATCTGAAACTGCTGATCACCATCCTGGTGGTGCTGGGCATTTCAGTTACGGCCTATCAGATCTTCGTGCTCGGGATTCCCGTGACCGAAGACGCCACCGACGACTTGTGGAACATCGACGCCAAGGTCGAGTTCGTCGCCAGTGCCAAGGATCCGGTCAAGATCCAGATGTTCGTACCGCCACTGAGCCGCGATTACGTCAGCCTCAACGAGAGCTTCATTTCCAATAACTACGGCGTCGCCGTGAACCGTGTCGACGGCAACCGCAAGGTCACCTGGTCGGCGCGTCGGGCCAAAGGCAATCAAACCCTTTATTACCGCCTGGTGCTGACCAAACGCTACACCGGCGAAAAATCCAAGATCAAAGGCCCGACCTTCCGCGACAGCATCGCCGTCGAAGGCCCGGAAAAAATCGCCGCAGAAGCCCTGCTCGCCCCTATTCGCCAGCACTCGGCCGACGTCGAAACCTTCATCGGTGAAGCCATCAAGCGGGTCAATAACGTCAACGACGACAATGTGAAGTTGCTGCTGGCCGGCGATCCTTCCTCCGCTCACAAAGCCAAAATCGTCGAACTGGTGCTGTCCATCGCCCACGTGCCGGTGGAAAAAGTCCACACCATTCGCCTGGTGGCCGACCAGCCGCAAATCCCTGAACTGTGGTTGCGCAGCTTCAATGGCACCGACTGGCTGTACTTCAACCCGGAAACCGGTGAACAAGGTCTGCCGACCGACCGCCTGCTGTGGTGGACGGGCGATGAAAACCTGATCACGGTCGATGGCGGCAAAAAAGCCAACGTGACCTTCAGCCTGAACAACAGCGAAATGAACGCCATTCGCCTGGCCAAGCTGACCGACGAAAACACCGACGCCAGTTTCCTTGAGTACTCGTTGTACGGCCTGCCGCTGCAAACCCAGCAGACGTTCATGATCATGGTGATGATCCCGATTGGCGTACTGGTGATTCTGATCCTGCGCAACCTGATCGGCATTCAGACGCTCGGCACCTTTACCCCGGTGCTGATCGCCCTCGCCTTCCGCGAAACCCAGCTCGGTTTCGGCATCATGCTGTTTACGATCATTACGGCGCTGGGGCTGTCGCTACGCTCCTACCTTGAACACCTGAAGCTGCAAATGCTGCCCAGACTCTCGGTGGTACTGACCTTCGTGGTGGTGCTGATTGCGGCCATCAGCCTGTTCAGCCACAAACTGGGCCTGGAGCGCGGGCTGTCGGTGGCGCTGTTCCCGATGGTGATTCTGACCATGACCATCGAACGCCTGTCGATTACCTGGGAAGAACGCGGCTCGGGCCACGCCATGAAAGTGGCCATCGGCACCCTGTTCGCAGCGTCCCTGGCGCACCTGATCATGACCGTGCCGGAGCTGGTTTACTTCGTGTTCACCTTCCCGGCGATCCTGTTGATCCTGGTGGGTTTCATGCTGGCGATGGGTCGCTATCGCGGCTACCGCTTGACCGAACTGGTGCGTTTCAAGGCTTTCCTGAAGAAGGCTGACGCCTGA
- a CDS encoding ATP-dependent zinc protease, with translation MRLKLLPTFLYLLCLPGFAAAAGKTVYGLNEYASLDGINLEVAAKLDTGAKTASLSARDIKRFKRNGESWVRFYLAIDTAHSHPIERPLARVSKIKRRAGDYDPEEGKKYTARPVIELDICMGSALRSIEVNLTDRSAFQYPLLIGSEALKRFDALVDPSLKYAAGKPACATDAHTAE, from the coding sequence ATGAGACTCAAGCTTCTCCCTACATTCCTTTATCTACTGTGTCTGCCCGGTTTTGCCGCGGCGGCGGGGAAAACGGTGTACGGCCTCAACGAGTACGCCTCCCTGGATGGCATCAACCTTGAAGTCGCGGCCAAACTCGACACCGGGGCGAAAACCGCTTCATTGAGTGCGCGCGACATCAAACGCTTCAAACGCAATGGCGAATCCTGGGTGCGCTTCTATCTAGCCATCGACACCGCTCATTCGCACCCGATCGAACGGCCACTGGCCCGGGTCAGCAAGATCAAGCGCCGGGCCGGTGACTACGACCCGGAAGAAGGCAAGAAGTACACGGCCCGCCCGGTGATCGAGCTGGACATCTGCATGGGTTCGGCTTTACGCAGCATCGAAGTGAACCTGACCGACCGCAGCGCCTTCCAATACCCGCTGTTGATCGGCTCCGAAGCGCTCAAGCGCTTCGACGCGCTGGTTGACCCCAGTCTTAAATACGCTGCTGGCAAACCCGCCTGCGCCACCGACGCTCATACCGCAGAGTAA
- a CDS encoding GntR family transcriptional regulator, whose protein sequence is MDQLDPPLTTQDDSETLSENVFRRIQAAIVKGEIAPGSKISEPELARTYGISRGPLREAIHRLEGQRLLVRVPHVGARVVSLNHAELLELYEIRESLEGMACRLAAERMTLEEIDELRRVLETHERDEAFQAGRGYYQQEGDFDFHYRIIQGSGNRTLTQMLCGELYQLVRMYRIQFSTVPNRPHQAFAEHHRILDAIADRDGELAELLMRRHIGASKRNIARHYQDGANPTAKRGES, encoded by the coding sequence CTGGATCAACTGGATCCCCCGCTCACAACGCAAGACGATTCGGAGACGCTTTCCGAAAACGTCTTCCGGCGTATTCAAGCGGCCATCGTCAAGGGTGAAATCGCCCCGGGCAGCAAGATCTCCGAGCCAGAGCTGGCGCGTACCTACGGCATCAGCCGCGGGCCACTGCGTGAGGCGATCCATCGCCTGGAAGGCCAGCGCCTGCTGGTGCGTGTGCCGCACGTCGGGGCACGGGTGGTTTCGCTCAATCATGCCGAGCTGCTGGAGCTCTACGAGATCCGCGAATCCCTTGAAGGCATGGCCTGCCGTCTCGCTGCCGAGCGCATGACCCTTGAAGAAATCGACGAACTGCGTCGGGTCCTCGAAACCCATGAGCGCGATGAGGCGTTTCAGGCCGGACGTGGCTACTACCAGCAGGAAGGCGATTTCGACTTCCATTACCGGATTATCCAGGGCAGCGGCAATCGCACGTTGACCCAAATGCTCTGTGGCGAGCTTTATCAATTGGTGCGCATGTACCGCATCCAGTTCTCCACCGTACCCAATCGCCCACATCAGGCGTTTGCCGAGCACCACCGAATTCTCGATGCCATCGCCGACCGTGACGGTGAGCTGGCCGAGTTGTTGATGCGCCGTCACATCGGCGCCTCCAAACGCAATATCGCCCGTCATTACCAGGACGGCGCTAACCCGACAGCCAAACGAGGTGAGTCATGA
- the prpB gene encoding methylisocitrate lyase, giving the protein MSLNKSTPGQRFRDAVASEHPLQVVGAINANHALLAKRAGFKAIYLSGGGVAAGSLGVPDLGITGLDDVLTDVRRITDVCDLPLLVDVDTGFGSSAFNVARTVKSMIKFGAAAVHIEDQVGAKRCGHRPNKEIVSLQEMVDRIKAAVDARTDDSFVIMARTDALAVEGLESALDRAAACIEAGADMIFPEAITELDMYKLFASRVKAPILANITEFGATPLYTTEQLAGADVSLVLYPLSAFRAMNKAAENVYTAIRRDGTQQNVIDTMQTRMELYDRIDYHTFEQKLDALFAAKK; this is encoded by the coding sequence ATGAGTTTGAACAAGAGCACTCCAGGCCAGCGTTTCCGCGATGCGGTCGCCAGCGAGCATCCATTGCAAGTGGTCGGCGCGATCAACGCCAACCACGCGTTGCTGGCCAAGCGCGCCGGTTTCAAGGCGATCTACCTGTCGGGTGGCGGGGTGGCTGCCGGCTCCCTCGGCGTACCGGACCTGGGCATCACTGGCCTGGATGACGTGCTGACCGACGTGCGTCGCATCACCGACGTTTGCGACCTGCCGCTGCTGGTGGATGTGGACACCGGTTTCGGTTCTTCGGCGTTCAACGTTGCCCGCACCGTGAAGTCGATGATCAAGTTCGGCGCCGCAGCCGTTCACATCGAAGACCAGGTCGGCGCCAAGCGCTGCGGTCACCGCCCAAATAAAGAAATCGTGTCGTTGCAGGAAATGGTCGACCGCATCAAGGCTGCCGTTGATGCGCGTACCGATGACAGCTTCGTGATCATGGCCCGTACCGACGCCCTGGCCGTCGAAGGCCTGGAGTCTGCCCTGGATCGCGCGGCTGCGTGCATCGAGGCCGGCGCCGACATGATCTTCCCGGAAGCCATCACCGAACTGGACATGTACAAGCTGTTCGCCAGTCGTGTGAAAGCCCCGATCCTGGCCAACATCACCGAATTCGGTGCAACACCGCTGTACACCACCGAGCAACTCGCCGGTGCCGATGTATCGCTGGTGCTGTACCCGCTGTCCGCCTTCCGTGCGATGAACAAAGCCGCGGAAAACGTCTACACCGCTATCCGCCGGGACGGCACGCAACAGAACGTCATCGACACTATGCAGACCCGCATGGAGCTTTACGATCGCATCGACTACCACACCTTCGAGCAGAAGCTCGATGCGTTGTTCGCCGCGAAGAAGTAA